The Pyrenophora tritici-repentis strain M4 chromosome 2, whole genome shotgun sequence genome window below encodes:
- a CDS encoding CypX, Cytochrome P450 encodes MTSESYQQTGSFAALLSQAITHPILACFLLTSLLTFTYAFYNAHLHPLRKYPGPLLWRSFRIPYVIATQRGIIHQRFTSFHAKYGPIVRVAPNELSYADSRALKDIYANRPGHLLFERNPTSFKKMEADEPNSILYWHESDHARYRRAFANSFSEKALREQAPVIEGYVDLFIEQLKKRKKVDLTQWLNYLLFDLSGDLTYGESWRCLEKGEAHPWVEISSDFGKGLALIASVNAYPPVHKLLRFIIPKRIVQRSMDHRQMSHEQAQRRIARDDDRPDWVTPAKKYSELKDHFTDKEWWLNLLVLAFAGSETTASALTAILRLLVQHKGVLHRLAAEIRDTFEQETDITISSTGNLPYLNAVIDEGLRLGPPVVIGVPRVVPKGGDTICDRWVPEGTYVTFNQFSAYRQSYNFPNPNSFIPERFLSSPPLQTLHRPLPAISPSR; translated from the exons ATGACAAGCGAGAGTTACCAGCAGACCGGAAGCTTCGCAGCACTATTGTCGCAAGCTATCACACACCCAATATTAGCATGCTTCCTCCTCACCTCACTC CTCACATTCACCTACGCCTTCTACAACGCCCACCTCCACCCTCTACGGAAATACCCCGGTCCGCTCCTCTGGCGCAGCTTCCGCATCCCCTACGTCATCGCCACCCAACGCGGCATCATCCACCAACGCTTCACGTCCTTTCACGCAAAATATGGACCCATAGTGCGCGTAGCCCCCAACGAGCTCTCATATGCCGACAGCCGCGCACTAAAAGACATTTACGCCAATCGGCCTGGCCACCTGCTGTTTGAGCGTAACCCCACGTCCTTCAAGAAGATGGAGGCCGATGAGCCCAACTCGATACTGTATTGGCACGAGAGCGACCACGCTCGGTATAGACGTGCTTTTGCCAATTCCTTTTCTGAAAAGGCGCTGCGGGAGCAGGCACCCGTGATTGAAGGCTATGTCGACTTGTTTATAGAGCAGCTTAAGAAACGCAAGAAGGTGGATCTGACTCAATGGCTCAACTACCTCTTATTTGACCTGTCGGGCGACCTCACGTACGGCGAGTCATGGCGGTGTCTGGAGAAGGGTGAAGCACATCCATGGGTGGAAATCTCGTCGGACTTTGGAAAAGGCCTGGCGCTCATCGCCTCGGTAAATGCTTATCCCCCAGTACACAAGTTACTCCGGTTTATCATCCCCAAACGCATTGTACAGCGTAGTATGGATCACCGCCAGATGAGTCACGAACAAGCCCAGAGACGCATCGCCCGCGACGACGACCGCCCGGATTGGGTTACGCCGGCGAAGAAGTACAGCGAGCTGAAGGACCATTTTACGGATAAGGAGTGGTGGCTTAATCTACTGGTGCTTGCGTTTGCAGGTAGTGAGACTACGGCTAGTGCGTTGACTGCTATACTGCGATTGCTCGTTCAGCACAAGGGTGTTTTGCATCGTTTGGCGGCTGAGATACGGGATACATTTGAACAGGAAACAGATATTACTATTTCGTCTACGGGTAATTTGCCGTATTTGAATGCTGTTATAGATGAGGGGTTGCGGCTTGGTCCACCGGTTGTGATTGGGGTTCCGCGGGTGGTGCCAAAGGGTGGGGATACAATATGTGATCGATGGGTTCCTGAAGGG ACCTACGTAACATTCAACCAATTCTCCGCCTACCGCCAATCCTACAATTTCCCTAACCCAAACTCGTTTATCCCAGAGCGCTTCCTCTCCTCTCCCCCCCTCCAAACCCTCCACCGACCCCTCCCAGCCATCAGTCCCTCCCGCTGA
- a CDS encoding Ten1 domain containing protein, which produces MSSTPVASNLVLLRDLPTCPHGTKVRFLGCVDEYIVETATLRLKHDYPVSSPPLVANLNIEHVLDRVKRHEVDVGTWLNVIGYVQRRITDKEGVFVQALCIWDAGNLDLAAYSKAVEKRNEGARAGNLSL; this is translated from the exons ATGTCCAGTACACCAGTTGCATCTAACCTCGTGCTCCTGCGCGACCTCCCCACATGCCCCCACGGAACAAAAGTCCGCTTCCTGGGCTG TGTAGATGAGTACATAGTGGAGACGGCGACTCTGCGTCTCAAGCATGACTATCCCGTTTCCAGTCCGCCACTTGTCGCAAATCTCAACATTGAACATGTGCTAGACAGAGTCAAGCGGCACGAGGTGGATGTAGGAACATGGCTCAATGTGATCGGCTACGTCCAACGCAGAATCACCGACAAGGAGGGCGTATTTGTGCAGGCGCTTTGCATCTGGGACGCTGGTAATCTTGATTTGGCAGCATATAGCAAGGCCGTGGAGAAGCGAAATGAGGGTGCACGTGCTGGAAACTTGTCCTTGTAG
- a CDS encoding Transcription factor Forkhead-HNF3 family encodes MGSPEDANKVHPAIFDISFQQSLSLYSRLGWESVFEGHINDDDRGERQAARAGRVGPAQASHSQARPTCSDALNSLPPEYTSFSRLENEPWPVCTPLASLHRTPAAEALIHPWAANFSDHHTLLSHYAIFEYGGGSMAVAPSSVQQNHVHPQYESPDANFLSAPQERIPDMEAATSDASAMAANMADDTNTPAHHDVMDQSLTTAMPSLDSAINFAQPAQLNSADMSSMPMDMDMTALQPMEQFLPPTTNERLTAFARLRFDDGSYYMHTYQITLGRNLYLAHRDMKRLAKADALNAMGQPEAAEEYLKGREDKKDKKKRRDRRPARSVISEKGGIVSAPIEHMPIEYQQRRQSNASHSLGSNSHPTGETGEEKPAERAPQNIIMQAFPEVPSQFDGHVPEDPNDCPLVPIHPQHVNSSTGRLGPKGISREHARIFFDFDAGHFCIKVLGNNGLFHEGDFYPRGATIPLDHGDHLRIGAVDIHFYLPDVALTEEQRRRQDSGSRPMSFSFENGNGQLESDEHISSESEDQRTLNPKHMYYQTPAIASDDDEAFADEDMDEYEEPAPKPRQKTSLKLKIKNLPPVAPAKESKKAHKRKHHHRELTPEEPAPKKVKLKVKEAAKSKEAAARVSTKEPKAHKERKEPKEAKEPKDKDAVPSKEPKEPKEPKEPKDKGKAPAKTPAKIPVKAETPVEESVKDVSTTAKPEQPSRPPPNDSPPLLRKPHEGELEAGDIEGLITEELAEKHNLPRNLIGHVVEKRKGPGRPPKDGIMSKRQRSQLIKQVRDIERAKAAGIDPADIPIPSIKPKTPKRKESNAGDGEDEGVMETTEQGDGTMAGLQKQAKPIRPPRTPSPEMHISDYTEEQLQRPTANYVVLIHEAISSSPTGAMNLQSIYTYIERKYPWYKFKTTTSGWQSSVRHNLGQHHAFIKDSKEGKGWLWRINPEVSIEKERRKRQASPPLNHTPRPPYYPPPNGYQPYPQPGYPYHPGMAHAMPQAPPRLPPSLAQPRLPPSMARSEGNAASPGAPQNAPHPSPYASPWGGGVASGSPPTPNPPRPYPQTNSQHPPASSAPGSSGQYGVLFPTAAPQQSPYSGSSAPSPYGGPYATAGASPYGPPRAYPPQAPSGQQPNAPSQPQPSASPHGQPPQQQTSVGQPPHPSNVQQSTQPQAPSQQAPPPTASSSNDATTPHPSGRYPIGVHPDLTRQLEAFRKVYLDKRSGPDEQRKVDNAIRACVDRTVPEATLTPAEIMVLDSICGVPSINKFVNRRPAPKNESRSATVSATVEDTAAAMAADAVANNLTQQDQAPKDDTSSAKAPSSALVRDSEPHKFMPNMTGQSSAAPSNTASAHGNAPSHRPSVEPITPVPGSPAIQTGTPLRRPLTELNTDSTSGAEEATKAETSGET; translated from the exons ATGGGTTCTCCCGAGGATGCAAATAAAGTACATCCGGCAATATTCGATATCAGTTTCCAACAATCTTTGAGTTTGTACTCGCGACTTGGATGGGAGAGTGTCTTTGAAGGTCACATCAACGACGATGATCGTGGTGAACGCCAAGCTGCACGTGCAGGACGAGTAGGGCCGGCGCAAGCCTCTCACAGCCAGGCTCGACCGACGTGCTCCGACGCCCTCAACTCGCTGCCACCGGAGTACACCAGCTTCTCACGACTGGAAAACGAGCCTTGGCCGGTTTGCACCCCTCTGGCCTCCCTTCACCGTACTC CAGCTGCAGAGGCCCTCATCCACCCGTGGGCCGCCAACTTCTCCGACCATCATACGCTTCTCAGCCACTACGCAATCTTCGAATATGGCGGCGGCAGCATGGCCGTAGCCCCTTCTTCAGTGCAGCAAAATCATGTCCACCCCCAATATGAAAGTCCCGACGCCAACTTCCTGTCTGCCCCCCAAGAGCGCATTCCCGACATGGAAGCCGCGACCAGCGATGCGTCGGCCATGGCCGCAAACATGGCCGACGACACCAACACGCCTGCCCATCACGACGTGATGGACCAATCGCTCACAACCGCCATGCCGTCGCTCGATTCCGCAATCAACTTTGCGCAGCCGGCCCAGCTCAACAGCGCCGACATGAGCAGCATGCCCATGGACATGGACATGACGGCGCTTCAGCCCATGGAGCAGTTCCTGCCTCCCACCACCAATGAGCGCCTCACTGCCTTTGCGCGTCTGCGCTTCGATGACGGCTCCTATTACATGCACACGTATCAAATCACCCTCGGTCGCAACCTTTATCTAGCCCACCGGGACATGAAGCGCCTTGCCAAAGCTGATGCCCTCAACGCCATGGGCCAGCCCGAGGCGGCAGAAGAATATCTCAAAGGCAGAGAAGACAAAAAGGACAAGAAGAAAAGGCGCGATCGGCGCCCAGCCCGCAGCGTCATTTCTGAAAAGGGTGGCATCGTCAGCGCGCCCATTGAGCACATGCCCATCGAGTACCAGCAGCGCCGCCAAAGCAATGCCTCGCATTCCCTCGGCTCCAATTCTCACCCCACTGGCGAGACTGGTGAAGAGAAGCCCGCTGAACGAGCGCCTCAAAACATCATCATGCAGGCCTTCCCCGAAGTGCCTTCGCAATTTGATGGGCATGTCCCCGAAGATCCCAATGACTGTCCACTTGTGCCTATACACCCGCAACACGTCAACAGCTCGACGGGCCGTCTAGGTCCCAAGGGTATTTCGCGAGAGCATGCGCGAATCTTCTTCGACTTTGACGCTGGCCACTTTTGCATCAAGGTGCTGGGTAACAATGGTCTGTTTCATGAGGGTGACTTTTATCCGCGCGGCGCGACCATACCCCTGGATCACGGCGACCACCTTAGGATAGGTGCTGTCGACATTCACTTCTATTTACCCGATGTCGCCCTCACCGAGGAGCAGCGACGGCGCCAAGACTCGGGTTCACGTCCCATGAGCTTCTCCTTTGAGAACGGGAATGGCCAACTAGAGAGTGACGAGCACATTAGTTCCGAAAGCGAGGACCAACGAACCCTCAACCCTAAGCACATGTACTACCAAACCCCTGCCATCGCTAGCGACGATGACGAAGCGTTTGCCGATGAGGACATGGACGAGTATGAGGAACCTGCGCCGAAACCGCGACAAAAGACAAGTCTCAAGCTCAAGATTAAAAATCT GCCACCAGTCGCTCCTGCAAAGGAGAGCAAGAAGGCGCACAAGCGGAAGCATCACCACCGAGAACTCACTCCCGAGGAGCCTGCCCCTAAGAAGGTTAAACTCAAAGTCAAGGAAGCAGCCAAGAGCAAAGAAGCGGCTGCCCGTGTGTCTACGAAAGAGCCAAAAGCACACAAGGAGCGGAAGGAGCCCAAGGAAGCAAAGGAGCCTAAGGACAAGGACGCAGTTCCATCCAAAGAGCCAAAGGAACCAAAGGAACCAAAAGAGCCAAAAGACAAGGGCAAAGCGCCTGCCAAGACACCCGCGAAGATACCTGTCAAGGCCGAGACGCCGGTGGAGGAATCCGTAAAGGACGTATCCACGACTGCAAAGCCCGAGCAGCCGAGCAGACCCCCACCCAACGACAGCCCACCTTTGCTGCGCAAACCGCACGAAGGCGAGCTTGAGGCTGGGGACATTGAAGGTCTCATTACGGAAGAATTGGCAGAGAAGCATAATCTGCCCCGGAATCTCATTGGTCACGTCGTCGAGAAGAGAAAGGGGCCTGGTAGACCGCCAAAGGACGGCATCATGTCCAAACGACAGCGATCTCAGCTCATCAAGCAAGTCAGGGATATTGAAAGGGCCAAGGCGGCCGGTATTGACCCTGCCGATATTCCCATCCCAAGCATCAAGCCCAAGACGCCCAAGAGGAAAGAGTCGAATGCTGGCGATGGCGAAGACGAGGGTGTCATGGAAACTACAGAGCAAGGCGATGGTACAATGGCAGGCCTCCAGAAACAGGCCAAGCCCATCAGACCCCCACGAACCCCCTCTCCCGAGATGCACATTAGTGATTATACCGAAGAGCAGCTGCAACGCCCCACAGCCAACTATGTTGTTCTCATTCACGAGGCGATATCTTCCTCTCCCACTGGTGCCATGAACCTTCAATCAATCTACACCTATATCGAGCGGAAATACCCTTGGTATAAGTTCAAAACCACCACGAGCGGTTGGCAGTCCAGTGTAAGACACAACCTCGGTCAACACCATGCTTTTATCAAGGACAGCAAGGAGGGCAAGGGCTGGCTGTGGCGTATCAACCCCGAGGTTTCGATTGAGAAAGAGCGCAGAAAAAGGCAAGCTAGTCCTCCACTCAACCATACTCCGCGACCACCTTATTACCCGCCTCCAAATGGATATCAACCTTATCCTCAGCCCGGGTATCCTTACCATCCCGGTATGGCGCATGCGATGCCACAGGCCCCTCCAAGACTCCCCCCAAGCCTCGCTCAGCCTCGCCTCCCACCCAGTATGGCTCGCAGCGAAGGAAACGCAGCTTCTCCCGGCGCGCCGCAGAACGCACCCCATCCATCACCGTATGCATCTCCTTGGGGCGGGGGTGTTGCAAGTGGCAGTCCACCAACGCCTAATCCTCCACGGCCTTATCCGCAAACCAACTCGCAACACCCACCTGCTAGTTCCGCACCTGGATCCAGTGGTCAATATGGTGTTTTGTTCCCCACAGCCGCTCCACAGCAGTCGCCGTATAGCGGATCCTCAGCTCCAAGTCCATATGGGGGACCATATGCTACTGCCGGCGCGAGTCCCTATGGCCCACCCCGCGCCTATCCACCACAAGCTCCTTCGGGCCAACAGCCGAATGCGCCTTCCCAACCACAACCTTCAGCATCACCTCACGGTCAGCCCCCTCAGCAGCAGACTTCTGTCGGTCAGCCACCACATCCGTCCAATGTGCAACAATCTACTCAACCTCAAGCACCTTCACAACAGGCGCCGCCGCCGACTGCAAGTTCATCAAATGATGCTACAACTCCACATCCCTCTGGGCGGTATCCCATCGGCGTCCATCCCGATCTCACCCGACAGCTTGAGGCATTCCGTAAGGTATACCTCGACAAGAGATCAGGGCCTGATGAGCAGAGGAAAGTAGACAACGCAATCAGGGCCTGTGTAGACAGAACGGTACCCGAGGCGACATTGACACCGGCAGAGATCATGGTGCTCGATTCTATATGCGGCGTACCGAGCATCAACAAGTTCGTGAACAGAAGACCCGCTCCCAAGAATGAGTCAAGGTCGGCCACTGTATCCGCGACAGTCGAGGACACTGCAGCGGCGATGGCTGCTGACGCTGTAGCAAACAATCTAACTCAGCAGGACCAAGCGCCGAAAGACGACACGTCTTCAGCAAAGGCACCATCTTCGGCACTGGTACGAGACAGCGAACCGCACAAGTTTATGCCGAATATGACTGGTCAATCATCAGCAGCACCGTCGAATACAGCATCAGCCCATGGCAATGCCCCTTCCCATCGCCCAAGTGTTGAGCCAATAACGCCAGTGCCGGGTTCACCAGCAATCCAAACCGGCACTCCTTTGCGGCGTCCTCTGACCGAGTTGAACACAGATAGCACATCTGGGGCCGAAGAAGCCACAAAGGCGGAGACGAGCGGAGAAACATGA
- a CDS encoding 2OG-FeII-Oxy-3 domain containing protein has protein sequence MPGNPPVATRTTWTLLLYLTSPATGCIGGETVFYPEPPKKKSKDPPPDPIAVGLQVGLALLHRHGADCMLHEGREVTSGEKWVIRTDLCVKR, from the coding sequence ATGCCGGGCAACCCGCCTGTGGCAACGCGTACCACCTGGACATTGCTTCTCTACCTCACTTCGCCCGCCACGGGATGCATCGGTGGAGAGACAGTCTTCTATCCAGAACCaccaaagaagaagagcaaggATCCACCTCCTGATCCCATTGCAGTTGGGCTTCAGGTTGGACTTGCATTGCTGCATCGTCATGGCGCCGACTGCATGCTGCACGAGGGACGTGAAGTCACCAGCGGCGAGAAATGGGTCATCAGAACCGACTTGTGTGTCAAGCGTTGA